The DNA segment CGCCATCGCCGGGCTCCCCATCAGCGGGCTTCCCATCGGCGGGCCCCGCGTCGCCGGCGTCCGCGCTCGAGATCGTCTCGGTGGGGGCATCCTCCGGCTTGCCTTCGGTGGGCGGGTTGTCGTCGCTGCCTTTGCCGGTGGGATCGAGCCGCTCGGGCGGGGTGTCGTTGGTCATTCTGCCCCTCGGATGCCGTCGCGGACGATTCCGCGAGCGAATACAACGGTGGCCGCGGACTACCGCGGCCGGGGCCAGCCTAGGCGGGCAAGCCCGGACCTCACAATTCGCCGGGCGGCATGGCGTCGATGGCGGCTTGAACCCCGTGACACAGTGGCGCCAGCGCTGCCGAAAGGTAGGGCCCGAGCTCTCCCCGCTTCGTGCTCGCGTCTGCCCACGTCTGGGCGGCCGCGATGACCGCTCCGATCGCCCCGAAGCTCGCTGATCGCGCGATCAGCGCCGACTCGGCATCGCCCCCGATGCGTGTCGTGATGAACTCGCTCAGAACGCGCGCCTGGCTCGCGAGCCTCGACATTGCTGACGACTGGAGCTCGCCGATATCGCCGACCAATGTCAGGTGGGTGAGTGCCCACGGCACCTTGGCTGGCCCCAGCGCCGTGCTGGCCGCAACGATCGCCGAGCACATCGCCTGCATTACCGGAGCGCGAGCATCCGTCGCGGCGAGGGCGTCCGGCAGGCGCGCGAGCACGTCGTCGAGGTCGATCCAGAACACGTCGCTCTTCGCCGAGAAGTAGTTGAAGAACGTCGCCCGGCTGACCCCGGCGCGCTGGGTGATCTGGGCGA comes from the Marisediminicola antarctica genome and includes:
- a CDS encoding TetR/AcrR family transcriptional regulator, whose amino-acid sequence is MTNARGRPHASSCEMLQEAAFDLFLENGYAGTTVAQITQRAGVSRATFFNYFSAKSDVFWIDLDDVLARLPDALAATDARAPVMQAMCSAIVAASTALGPAKVPWALTHLTLVGDIGELQSSAMSRLASQARVLSEFITTRIGGDAESALIARSASFGAIGAVIAAAQTWADASTKRGELGPYLSAALAPLCHGVQAAIDAMPPGEL